One part of the Nostoc sp. PCC 7120 = FACHB-418 genome encodes these proteins:
- the dndC gene encoding DNA phosphorothioation system sulfurtransferase DndC has product MSTTQQPENKGQQKRTVAELVEYIQALTTEIQELYCLDAIPWVVGYSGGKDSTATLQLVWNAISSLPPERRNKTIYVITTDTLVENPIVATWVRNSLKEMTVAAKKQGMPVEPHLLQPEIKETFWVSLIGKGYPAPKGKFRWCTDRLKIHPSNRFIRDVVRAKGEVILVLGTRKNESVKRAISMEKHQAGSLRERLNSNLISSKSLLYNSASLPNSFIYSPLEDWRTDEVWIYLNQWQNPWGYNNKDLFSMYRGATADNECPLVVDTSTPSCGDSRFGCWVCTIVNKDKSMEAMIQNDEEKEWMQPLLDIRNELDNENDQDKRDFRRLRGEVQLVERHKDGETRVEPIYGPYTKDSREYWLKRLLEAQTYIRRTAPENMRDITLISLEELSEIRRIWLEEKHEFDDSLPRIYQEITGEEFKDPRPGADLSLLGSDEWSVLEEICAGDGMHLELMAKLLDTERQYRKMSRRVGIYETLEKCFATSSRSKDEAVKNAHLKRDLKTAVEQGDIEKVKQLTLADFSAPDLMTNAPNTPSDETSTTKSGAKAKAWANKKFKNKETKP; this is encoded by the coding sequence ATGAGTACAACACAACAGCCAGAAAATAAAGGTCAGCAAAAACGTACTGTAGCAGAGTTAGTGGAGTATATCCAAGCTCTGACTACTGAAATTCAAGAATTGTATTGTTTAGATGCGATACCTTGGGTTGTTGGTTATTCAGGTGGAAAAGACAGCACTGCTACTTTACAGCTCGTTTGGAATGCCATATCATCTCTACCGCCAGAAAGGCGGAACAAAACAATATACGTTATCACCACAGATACCCTAGTAGAGAATCCTATTGTTGCTACTTGGGTACGAAATTCTCTCAAAGAAATGACTGTGGCTGCTAAAAAACAAGGAATGCCAGTTGAACCCCATTTACTACAGCCAGAGATAAAAGAAACTTTCTGGGTGAGCTTGATTGGTAAAGGTTATCCAGCGCCAAAAGGAAAATTTCGTTGGTGTACAGACCGCCTAAAAATTCATCCCTCTAACCGATTTATTCGTGATGTAGTCAGAGCCAAAGGGGAAGTCATTCTTGTTTTAGGTACGCGCAAAAATGAAAGTGTAAAACGTGCTATCTCGATGGAAAAACATCAAGCAGGCAGTCTCAGGGAACGTCTCAATTCTAATTTAATTTCATCTAAATCCTTACTATACAATAGCGCCAGCCTACCAAATTCTTTTATTTATAGTCCTCTAGAAGATTGGCGTACAGATGAAGTTTGGATTTATCTTAATCAGTGGCAAAATCCTTGGGGTTACAACAATAAAGATTTATTTTCTATGTATAGAGGAGCAACAGCCGATAATGAATGCCCCTTAGTTGTTGATACTTCTACCCCTAGTTGTGGCGATTCTCGGTTTGGATGCTGGGTTTGTACAATTGTTAATAAAGATAAATCGATGGAGGCGATGATTCAGAATGATGAAGAAAAAGAATGGATGCAGCCTCTATTAGATATCCGTAATGAATTAGATAATGAGAATGACCAAGATAAAAGAGACTTTCGCCGTCTTCGCGGGGAGGTTCAACTAGTTGAGCGCCATAAGGATGGAGAAACTCGCGTTGAGCCAATTTATGGGCCTTATACTAAAGATTCGCGCGAATATTGGTTAAAACGATTATTAGAAGCACAAACCTACATTCGCCGCACAGCACCAGAAAATATGCGCGATATTACTTTGATATCTCTAGAAGAACTGAGCGAAATTCGCCGTATTTGGTTAGAAGAAAAACACGAATTTGATGACAGCTTACCCCGCATTTATCAAGAGATAACTGGTGAAGAATTCAAAGACCCGCGTCCTGGTGCAGACCTGAGTTTACTAGGTAGCGATGAATGGTCTGTATTAGAAGAAATCTGTGCAGGTGATGGTATGCACCTGGAACTGATGGCGAAACTTTTGGACACAGAACGCCAGTATCGGAAAATGTCTCGTCGTGTGGGAATCTACGAAACTTTAGAAAAATGTTTTGCTACCAGTTCTCGTTCTAAGGATGAAGCAGTTAAAAATGCTCATTTAAAACGAGATTTGAAAACAGCAGTTGAACAAGGTGATATTGAAAAAGTCAAGCAGTTAACTTTAGCAGACTTTAGCGCGCCTGATTTAATGACAAACGCACCTAATACACCAAGTGATGAAACCAGTACCACAAAATCAGGTGCTAAGGCGAAAGCTTGGGCAAATAAGAAATTCAAAAATAAAGAGACAAAGCCTTAA
- a CDS encoding helix-turn-helix domain-containing protein, with amino-acid sequence MGKAGKALKQVLEIYGISQNKLAVTMGTGRSNVHRWVNEIMDPVADAVLEIRDALKKINPAAAEEFIRLYLGDGDDDEPA; translated from the coding sequence ATGGGAAAAGCAGGAAAGGCGCTGAAACAGGTGTTAGAAATCTACGGCATCAGCCAAAACAAGTTAGCGGTAACAATGGGAACTGGGCGCTCCAATGTTCATCGTTGGGTAAATGAGATAATGGACCCTGTAGCTGATGCAGTGCTGGAAATTCGGGATGCGCTGAAGAAAATTAATCCAGCCGCAGCAGAGGAGTTTATCAGGTTGTACTTGGGAGATGGTGACGACGATGAACCAGCTTAA
- the dndD gene encoding DNA sulfur modification protein DndD → MIFLELVLQNFGPYSGRQVINLDPRSEDNPHPIILLGGMNGGGKTTLMDSIRLALYGQRAQCSTRGNLSYGDFLTQCVNSQANPTEKTRVELLFEHIEDDKPIKYRIVRTWEKNPKDGKDALGILGDDDTWPVDSLVNIWDDYIENLLPLGISNLFLFDGEQVKELAEQETPPQIVIEAIRGLLGLELADRLAVDLEILVNRKRKELAETKDLAELEEIEQRLKSQQEDYQVIEEKLVTFKNEIEELETIQREALDKFVSEGGKIAAERNQLEQQQKEKSSAAENIRQSMCELAAEVLPLALIPNLLSQLQTQGAKEFRYQQIQLARDVLLERDKRLLQWLSELAIGSEQVDKIQSFLVEDVDNLYTGYAQAEAPWLLADEESLSQLDNTRYYLQNAQILARQQLTNLKSIEEELIVLARQVQTAAEPEAYQKLRETVEAAQNQVVQAKANFETTRRISSELADSIERTKKELKEYTDKNIDTKNRGHIITSAAKVQETLKVFREKLTLRKLNKLEEEVKNCFLYLLHKSDLVYRLTIDTKTFALSLFDFNGKPVPKHRLSAGEKQLLAIAFLWGLAKVSGLRLPVAIDTPLGRLDSSHRQNLVEKYFPAASHQVIRLSTDTEIGKKEVETLRSNEAIAREYLLKYNSATRQTKIVENQYFW, encoded by the coding sequence ATGATATTTCTCGAACTCGTTCTACAAAACTTTGGCCCCTATTCTGGGAGACAAGTAATCAATCTTGACCCCAGAAGTGAAGACAATCCTCACCCAATTATTCTATTAGGGGGGATGAATGGAGGTGGAAAAACCACACTCATGGACTCTATCCGCCTGGCTTTATATGGACAACGCGCCCAATGTTCTACCCGTGGCAATTTAAGTTATGGTGATTTCTTAACTCAATGCGTTAATAGTCAAGCTAATCCTACGGAAAAAACGCGGGTTGAATTGCTTTTTGAACATATTGAAGATGATAAACCGATAAAATATCGGATTGTGCGAACTTGGGAAAAAAACCCTAAAGATGGTAAGGATGCACTAGGGATTTTAGGTGATGATGACACCTGGCCTGTGGATTCTCTGGTGAATATCTGGGATGACTATATAGAAAATCTTCTCCCTTTGGGTATTTCTAATTTATTTTTATTTGATGGGGAACAAGTTAAAGAACTGGCAGAACAAGAGACACCACCACAAATTGTGATTGAAGCTATTCGTGGATTGTTGGGTTTAGAATTGGCGGACAGATTAGCTGTTGATTTAGAAATTTTGGTCAATCGCAAACGTAAGGAACTGGCTGAAACTAAAGATTTAGCTGAACTGGAAGAAATTGAGCAGAGGTTAAAATCACAGCAAGAAGATTATCAAGTTATAGAGGAAAAGTTAGTAACTTTTAAAAATGAAATTGAAGAGTTAGAAACTATACAGCGAGAAGCTTTAGATAAATTTGTTTCTGAAGGTGGTAAGATTGCTGCCGAACGCAATCAGCTAGAACAACAACAAAAGGAAAAATCTAGCGCCGCCGAGAATATTAGACAGTCAATGTGTGAATTAGCGGCTGAGGTTTTACCTTTGGCGTTAATTCCTAATTTATTGAGTCAATTACAAACTCAGGGAGCAAAGGAATTTCGCTATCAACAGATACAATTAGCTAGAGATGTTTTACTTGAGCGAGATAAACGCTTATTGCAATGGTTAAGTGAATTAGCAATTGGTTCTGAACAGGTAGATAAAATCCAATCTTTTTTAGTGGAAGATGTGGATAATTTATATACAGGTTACGCCCAAGCAGAAGCACCTTGGTTATTAGCTGATGAAGAAAGTTTAAGTCAGTTAGATAATACCAGATATTATTTACAAAATGCTCAAATTTTAGCCAGGCAGCAATTAACTAATCTCAAAAGTATAGAAGAAGAGTTGATTGTCTTAGCTAGACAGGTGCAGACAGCAGCAGAACCAGAAGCTTATCAAAAGCTACGCGAAACTGTAGAAGCAGCACAAAATCAAGTCGTTCAAGCTAAGGCTAATTTTGAAACAACTCGTCGTATTTCATCAGAATTAGCAGACTCTATTGAACGAACAAAGAAGGAATTGAAAGAATATACTGATAAAAATATTGATACTAAAAATAGAGGACACATTATTACTTCAGCCGCTAAAGTTCAAGAAACACTGAAGGTTTTTCGGGAAAAATTAACTCTACGAAAACTCAACAAACTAGAGGAAGAAGTAAAAAATTGTTTCCTCTATCTACTGCATAAATCAGATTTAGTATATCGCCTGACTATTGATACTAAAACCTTTGCCTTATCTCTGTTTGATTTCAATGGTAAACCTGTTCCCAAACATCGCCTGTCAGCAGGGGAAAAACAACTACTAGCGATCGCCTTTCTCTGGGGATTAGCCAAAGTCTCTGGTCTGCGTTTACCTGTAGCTATCGATACACCCCTCGGTAGACTTGACTCCTCCCACCGCCAAAACCTAGTAGAAAAGTACTTTCCTGCCGCCAGCCATCAAGTAATTCGCCTATCTACCGATACTGAAATCGGGAAAAAGGAAGTAGAAACACTAAGGAGTAATGAGGCGATCGCCCGTGAATATCTTTTAAAATATAATTCAGCTACTCGTCAAACAAAGATAGTAGAAAATCAATATTTTTGGTAG
- a CDS encoding type II toxin-antitoxin system PemK/MazF family toxin gives MSIERGQIYFVNLNPVHGREQAGARPVLVLSTDAINQLPLVITVVVGTKGTNIKRDYPTNIRVSPSDSGLVIETVFLCFQIRSLDPNRFPTDPSGKLSASKMLEVETAVRYCLGL, from the coding sequence GTGAGCATCGAAAGAGGACAAATTTATTTTGTCAATCTTAATCCAGTACATGGTAGAGAACAGGCGGGAGCAAGACCTGTTTTAGTTTTATCTACAGATGCTATCAATCAATTACCTTTAGTTATTACTGTAGTTGTAGGGACAAAAGGCACAAATATTAAGCGCGATTATCCAACTAATATTCGGGTTTCACCAAGTGACAGTGGGTTAGTTATAGAAACAGTATTCCTATGTTTTCAAATTCGTTCTTTAGACCCCAACCGCTTTCCCACTGACCCATCAGGTAAGCTTTCAGCATCCAAAATGCTGGAGGTTGAAACTGCTGTTCGCTACTGTTTGGGGTTATGA
- the dndE gene encoding DNA sulfur modification protein DndE, giving the protein MESPIERIKLSQTAKDQLLKLRRNTKIDQWNILCRWAFCRSLAETTPPSPVPIPQDSNVEMTWRVFGGEISDVLLLALKQRCHNDGYSTDKETLATQFRLHLHRGIGYLAGDPNIKKIEDLIELAIKDKNDMS; this is encoded by the coding sequence ATGGAATCGCCCATCGAAAGAATTAAACTCTCGCAAACTGCTAAAGACCAATTATTAAAACTCCGCCGCAATACTAAAATAGACCAATGGAATATCCTCTGTCGTTGGGCTTTTTGTCGTTCTCTCGCCGAAACCACTCCACCTTCCCCTGTCCCCATTCCCCAAGATAGCAACGTCGAAATGACATGGCGCGTTTTTGGCGGCGAAATCTCAGATGTTCTCCTCCTCGCCCTGAAGCAACGCTGTCATAATGATGGCTATTCCACAGATAAAGAAACTTTAGCAACCCAGTTCCGCCTACATTTACATCGTGGTATCGGTTACTTAGCAGGCGACCCAAATATCAAGAAAATTGAAGACTTAATTGAGCTAGCAATCAAAGATAAAAATGATATGAGTTAG
- a CDS encoding iron-siderophore ABC transporter substrate-binding protein, producing the protein MRNSKFLLFLLTIVVVLAIAACNHNIPQSAKSQIATRTVSNTLGEVKVPLKPQRVVVLEENIVLDSVLALGIKPVGVAYCRECEEKFRGIPSDLLADVPVVGNIGTQPSLEKILSLKPDLILGLTWLKSSYKLLSSIAPTVLVDFTTMYDFKERLRYVAQVLGKSDRAEELLTQYQNRIQKLRQQLGKQLETKTISVIYLAGSADIFYSYRPDFITYGQILSDVGLQLIQKNQKQLELTLSIEVLPKYDADILFIMTEHLSQDFKSANPDFLSFLQKPIWSKLKAVQNKQVYRVNWTVGGAMGANRIIDDLYKYLVNTP; encoded by the coding sequence ATGCGTAATTCCAAATTTTTACTATTCCTGCTGACAATAGTTGTGGTTTTAGCGATCGCAGCTTGTAACCACAACATACCCCAGTCAGCAAAAAGCCAAATAGCCACAAGAACCGTTAGCAATACTTTAGGTGAAGTGAAAGTTCCCCTAAAACCGCAGCGAGTTGTTGTCTTAGAAGAAAATATAGTTCTCGATTCTGTACTGGCGTTGGGGATAAAGCCAGTTGGTGTGGCGTATTGTCGGGAATGTGAGGAAAAATTTCGAGGTATACCCAGTGATTTACTTGCTGATGTTCCAGTGGTAGGAAACATTGGAACTCAGCCTTCCCTAGAAAAAATTCTCAGTTTAAAACCAGATTTGATTTTGGGGTTAACTTGGCTCAAGAGTTCTTACAAACTGCTTTCCAGCATCGCACCTACTGTACTAGTTGATTTTACTACTATGTACGATTTTAAAGAAAGACTACGATATGTAGCCCAGGTGTTAGGAAAGAGCGATCGCGCCGAAGAACTCCTGACTCAGTATCAAAATCGCATTCAAAAACTACGACAGCAATTAGGAAAACAATTAGAAACAAAAACAATATCTGTAATTTATCTTGCAGGTTCAGCAGATATTTTCTATAGCTACAGACCAGATTTTATTACTTATGGGCAAATTCTGAGTGACGTTGGATTACAACTAATTCAGAAAAATCAAAAACAACTAGAGTTAACTTTAAGTATTGAAGTTTTACCCAAATACGATGCAGATATTTTATTTATTATGACAGAACATTTGAGTCAAGATTTTAAATCTGCAAATCCCGACTTTTTATCTTTCCTACAAAAGCCTATTTGGTCAAAACTGAAAGCTGTTCAGAATAAGCAAGTGTACAGGGTAAATTGGACTGTCGGGGGGGCGATGGGAGCTAATAGAATAATTGATGACCTCTACAAATATCTGGTCAACACACCTTAA
- a CDS encoding TonB-dependent receptor, which yields MQKSLVAFGLWHRQLWIVALVLLASQPAAANTKSENDQLNATKAQLLVQAPTNSPGEAIAITGVKANSTDKGVEVILETTQGDKLQVTNRSTGNNFIVDITGGQLQLVNGDAFTFKSEKPIAGITEINATNIDSNTVRVTVVGETALPAVELFDGDEGLIVAVTSAKVAMQPPETPAIPEQPAAQPDEPIELVVTGEQDQYRVPAASVGTRTDTPLRDIPQSIQVVPRQVLQEQRATRLGDALRNVSGVNPTRGSGDRADSFTIRGFEIFSGNVLNNGLPDRTLTETRDLYNVERVEVLKGPASVLYGLGNPGGTVNIVTKQPLANPFYNIEATVGNYDLYRGGIDFSGPLNDSKTLLYRLNLAYQNSGSYIDFVGNRSFFIAPVISAALGKNTTLTFEGEYSQKTIDSRTVVVLPAVGTVLPGPDGRRIPRNRTVYEPEGDTQIETTRLGYRLEHRFSENWSLRNDFRVTFEHNADNNQAFFLGLDADNRTANRSTYSSESDSNIYNLTTDISGRFFTGSIEHQLLFGVNMSRFDNFNNFGIDLAELTPLDIYNPVYRQPIVGRIDAVYEDNSRLTDTLGIYIQDQIKFAENFQLLLGGRFDLFTQKNKNFLDNTTEIQAGDAFTPRVGIVYKPISAISLYASYSQSFNPTEGRSADGNLFQPERGTQYEVGVKADLNDRISSTLSLYRLTRSNLLTTDPNNSRFSIQTGEQRSQGIEFDIAGEILPGWKIFAGYAYTDAEIVEDNTYTSGNRLTNVPEHSFNIWTTYEISSGDFRGLGFGLGLFYIGDRAGDLDNSFEVPSYLRTDASIFYRRDRLRFALNMKNIFDTDYFVSVTNRDFVLRGDPFTISGTISWDF from the coding sequence ATGCAAAAATCTTTAGTGGCTTTTGGGTTATGGCATAGGCAACTATGGATTGTAGCTTTAGTATTACTTGCGTCTCAACCTGCTGCGGCTAATACAAAGTCAGAAAATGATCAACTTAACGCAACTAAGGCGCAATTGTTGGTACAAGCACCAACTAATTCTCCTGGGGAGGCGATCGCTATTACGGGAGTAAAAGCCAATTCCACAGATAAAGGTGTGGAGGTAATTTTAGAGACAACCCAAGGGGATAAACTGCAAGTCACCAATCGCAGTACAGGTAATAATTTTATTGTCGATATCACTGGCGGACAATTACAACTAGTCAATGGCGATGCTTTCACGTTTAAATCTGAAAAACCAATAGCGGGAATCACAGAGATAAATGCGACAAATATTGACAGTAATACTGTGCGGGTAACGGTGGTAGGAGAAACAGCTTTACCGGCGGTGGAGTTATTTGATGGAGACGAAGGATTAATTGTTGCTGTGACATCTGCAAAAGTCGCAATGCAACCACCAGAAACACCAGCAATTCCAGAGCAACCAGCAGCACAGCCAGATGAACCAATTGAGTTGGTGGTGACGGGAGAGCAAGATCAATATCGAGTACCAGCAGCTTCAGTGGGAACTAGAACCGATACACCACTACGGGATATTCCCCAATCAATTCAGGTTGTTCCCCGACAAGTTCTCCAAGAGCAACGAGCCACACGCTTAGGTGATGCGTTGAGAAATGTGAGTGGTGTTAACCCTACCAGAGGATCTGGGGACAGAGCAGATTCTTTTACAATTCGCGGCTTTGAGATTTTTAGTGGTAACGTCTTAAATAATGGGTTACCCGATCGCACATTGACGGAAACTAGAGATTTATACAATGTAGAAAGGGTAGAAGTTCTCAAAGGCCCAGCTTCCGTATTATATGGTTTAGGCAACCCAGGCGGCACAGTAAATATAGTCACTAAACAGCCCCTAGCTAACCCCTTTTATAATATAGAAGCCACAGTGGGAAACTATGATTTATATCGAGGTGGTATTGATTTTTCCGGGCCTTTAAATGATTCCAAAACACTTCTATATCGTCTCAATCTTGCCTATCAGAATTCTGGCAGTTACATTGATTTTGTTGGTAATCGGTCATTCTTTATTGCACCTGTAATTAGTGCAGCACTCGGCAAAAATACAACCTTGACTTTTGAGGGTGAATACTCCCAGAAAACCATTGATTCTCGGACAGTTGTTGTCTTACCAGCCGTTGGTACAGTGTTACCTGGGCCAGATGGTCGTCGGATTCCGCGTAATCGCACAGTCTATGAACCAGAAGGCGATACTCAAATCGAAACCACCCGATTAGGGTATCGCTTAGAGCATCGATTTAGCGAGAATTGGTCATTACGAAATGATTTTCGCGTCACCTTTGAGCATAATGCTGATAACAATCAAGCGTTCTTTCTTGGTCTTGACGCTGATAATCGCACTGCCAATCGTAGCACTTATAGTTCAGAAAGTGATTCTAATATCTATAACCTAACAACAGATATATCGGGACGCTTTTTTACTGGCTCAATTGAACATCAGTTATTGTTTGGTGTCAATATGAGCCGATTTGATAACTTTAACAATTTTGGCATCGATTTAGCAGAATTAACCCCACTTGATATTTATAATCCTGTCTATCGTCAGCCAATTGTTGGTCGAATTGATGCAGTCTATGAAGATAATTCTCGTTTGACAGATACGCTGGGTATCTATATTCAAGACCAGATTAAATTTGCTGAAAACTTCCAACTGTTGTTAGGTGGTAGGTTTGATTTATTTACACAAAAGAATAAAAATTTTTTAGATAATACCACTGAAATTCAAGCGGGTGATGCCTTTACACCTCGCGTGGGTATTGTTTATAAACCCATTTCCGCCATTTCATTGTACGCTAGTTACAGTCAGTCTTTTAACCCCACAGAAGGTAGATCGGCGGATGGGAATCTATTTCAACCAGAACGGGGTACTCAGTATGAAGTTGGTGTCAAAGCCGATTTGAATGACCGAATTTCCAGCACTCTTTCCCTTTATAGGTTGACACGTTCCAACCTTTTAACTACAGATCCCAATAATTCCCGCTTTTCTATTCAAACGGGTGAACAACGTAGTCAAGGAATTGAATTTGATATTGCTGGAGAAATATTACCAGGATGGAAAATTTTTGCTGGCTATGCCTACACGGATGCAGAAATTGTTGAAGATAATACTTACACGTCTGGTAATCGTTTAACTAATGTTCCTGAACATAGCTTTAATATCTGGACAACTTACGAAATTTCATCAGGAGATTTCAGAGGATTGGGGTTTGGTTTAGGACTATTTTATATTGGCGATCGTGCGGGAGATTTAGACAATTCCTTTGAAGTACCCAGCTACCTCCGTACCGATGCGAGTATTTTTTACCGCCGAGATAGACTCAGATTTGCATTGAACATGAAAAACATCTTTGATACAGACTATTTCGTCTCTGTTACCAATAGAGATTTCGTGTTGCGAGGCGATCCATTCACCATCTCAGGTACAATTTCTTGGGATTTTTAA
- a CDS encoding helix-turn-helix transcriptional regulator — translation MYIFTEKQYDELWEESIKTNGKLLLNHDGFDEIYQLENKFFSELTYTVELRPGLTLIVADARQHQNLKYWSIHAHPYPLISKFHLSGNCRTVTPGMKEIPDDYIEQVGKNYLFYLPNVDEIHDFTAAETILFITIQIDMEVFKNFSQDFASLPAPLQSLINKNYLPRFHYTVGEITPVMFMVLQQLLKPPFQGMMKRMYLESKVLELLALQLSQFSHHEPAMTAVANLRPVDIEKAYHARDIIMRQSENPPSLLELAQLVGLGDRKLRYCFREVFGTTVFGYLHDYRMEQAKMMLAGSKIQVAEVANAVGYSHLGYFAKAFKQKFGVSPKEFQFGKKQLS, via the coding sequence ATGTATATATTCACTGAAAAACAATATGACGAACTATGGGAAGAAAGTATCAAAACCAACGGCAAACTATTATTAAACCATGATGGCTTTGATGAAATTTACCAATTGGAAAATAAGTTTTTTAGTGAATTAACTTACACAGTTGAGCTACGTCCAGGATTGACATTAATTGTAGCCGATGCAAGACAGCATCAAAACTTAAAATATTGGAGTATTCACGCTCATCCTTACCCATTAATTTCTAAATTTCATCTCTCTGGTAATTGTCGGACAGTTACCCCAGGAATGAAAGAGATTCCTGATGATTATATTGAGCAGGTAGGCAAAAACTATTTATTTTACTTACCTAACGTAGATGAAATTCACGATTTTACAGCAGCAGAGACAATTCTATTTATCACCATCCAGATAGATATGGAAGTATTTAAAAATTTTAGTCAAGATTTTGCATCTTTACCTGCTCCTTTACAATCATTAATCAATAAAAATTATTTGCCAAGGTTTCATTACACTGTCGGAGAAATCACACCAGTGATGTTTATGGTATTGCAGCAACTCCTTAAACCTCCGTTTCAAGGAATGATGAAACGGATGTATTTAGAAAGTAAAGTTTTAGAATTATTAGCACTGCAATTAAGTCAGTTTTCCCATCACGAACCAGCGATGACAGCAGTGGCAAATTTACGACCTGTAGATATTGAAAAAGCCTACCATGCTAGAGATATTATCATGCGTCAGTCCGAAAATCCACCATCGTTGTTGGAGCTAGCGCAATTAGTTGGTTTAGGCGATCGCAAACTGCGTTACTGTTTTCGAGAAGTGTTTGGGACTACGGTATTTGGTTATTTACATGATTACCGTATGGAGCAAGCAAAAATGATGTTAGCTGGTAGTAAAATACAAGTTGCGGAAGTAGCGAATGCTGTCGGCTATTCACATTTAGGTTATTTTGCCAAGGCTTTTAAGCAGAAATTTGGAGTTTCACCTAAAGAATTTCAATTTGGCAAAAAACAATTGAGTTAA